The uncultured Hyphomonas sp. genome includes a region encoding these proteins:
- a CDS encoding penicillin-binding protein 2: MTEASRHRTRLVGLGLSGLFVVLAGKAGYLALSPERSSGSYVARAGEQAARADIVDRNGEQLATSVTVYSLVANPQLIWDPREVASRISGVLPDIDVDSLTARLSDQSREFVWVKRGLTPRQRQTVFDLGLEGLWFKEEISRAYPRGTLAGQVLGFVNVDGVGAGGVEFSQNDRLTAGGEPLRLTIDNGVQAAVEAELAASAAADGFEGAAVILMEARTGEVRAMASWPPFNPNRSSDIAIGDPSRMNRATGALYELGSVFKPLTVAAALEAGAIRPTDMFDVHEPIEMRGYKISDLHPIGRRADVTTIIAESSNIGTVHINQKLGPRRQQDFLKAAGLLDRSPVELSGTAAPILPERMDDLTAATMAYGHGIAVTPMAFLSAFAAFANGGERVTPTLIVDETRKPKPVRVMSAITADLVNAMMREAVLSGTGKNAEVAGYRVAGKTGTAEKPVPGGYDDGRNISSFAAIFPYDSPQYAMIVTLDDPKAGPGGSVASQNAAPTAGRIIERVAPLLGIAPRFEDFRPAGDAYRSGDERTSL; encoded by the coding sequence ATGACGGAAGCGTCGCGCCACCGGACACGGCTGGTCGGCCTCGGCCTCAGCGGATTGTTTGTGGTGCTGGCCGGCAAGGCCGGCTACCTGGCGCTTTCGCCTGAGCGGAGCTCGGGCAGCTATGTCGCGCGGGCCGGGGAACAGGCCGCGCGGGCCGACATTGTCGACCGCAATGGCGAACAGCTGGCAACGTCGGTGACCGTCTATTCGCTGGTCGCCAATCCGCAGCTGATCTGGGATCCGCGCGAAGTGGCGTCCCGTATCTCCGGTGTCCTGCCTGACATTGATGTCGACAGCCTGACCGCCCGTCTTTCCGACCAGTCGCGGGAATTTGTCTGGGTGAAGCGGGGGCTCACCCCCCGCCAGCGTCAGACCGTGTTCGACCTCGGCCTTGAAGGCCTGTGGTTCAAGGAAGAGATCAGCCGCGCCTATCCGCGCGGGACACTCGCCGGGCAGGTGCTGGGCTTCGTGAACGTCGACGGTGTCGGCGCCGGCGGCGTCGAGTTCAGCCAGAATGACCGCCTTACCGCTGGCGGGGAACCGCTGCGCCTGACCATCGACAATGGCGTGCAGGCCGCCGTCGAGGCCGAGCTTGCCGCCTCCGCCGCCGCGGACGGTTTCGAGGGCGCCGCTGTCATCCTGATGGAAGCGCGCACCGGCGAGGTTCGCGCCATGGCGAGCTGGCCGCCTTTCAATCCGAACCGGTCCTCCGACATTGCCATCGGCGACCCGTCCCGCATGAACCGGGCAACGGGCGCGCTCTATGAGCTGGGTTCCGTCTTCAAGCCGCTGACCGTGGCCGCTGCCCTCGAAGCGGGGGCGATCCGCCCGACCGACATGTTCGACGTCCACGAACCGATCGAGATGCGCGGCTACAAGATTTCGGACCTGCATCCCATCGGGCGGCGGGCGGATGTGACGACGATCATCGCCGAAAGCTCGAACATCGGCACGGTTCACATCAACCAGAAACTCGGCCCGCGCCGTCAGCAGGACTTTCTCAAGGCCGCCGGCCTGCTCGACCGCTCGCCGGTGGAACTGTCCGGTACAGCCGCGCCGATCCTGCCGGAACGGATGGACGACCTGACCGCTGCGACGATGGCCTATGGCCACGGCATCGCCGTCACGCCGATGGCGTTCCTCTCGGCCTTCGCTGCCTTCGCCAATGGCGGGGAGCGCGTGACGCCCACGCTGATCGTGGATGAGACCCGCAAGCCGAAGCCGGTGCGCGTGATGTCGGCCATCACGGCAGACCTTGTGAATGCCATGATGCGCGAAGCCGTGCTGTCCGGAACAGGTAAGAATGCGGAAGTGGCTGGCTATCGCGTGGCAGGGAAGACGGGCACGGCGGAGAAGCCCGTGCCGGGCGGTTACGATGACGGGCGCAATATCTCCAGCTTTGCGGCGATATTTCCCTATGACAGCCCGCAGTACGCCATGATTGTGACACTGGATGATCCCAAAGCCGGTCCGGGAGGCTCTGTGGCTTCCCAAAATGCGGCGCCGACCGCAGGTCGCATCATAGAACGTGTCGCGCCGCTGCTCGGCATCGCCCCACGCTTTGAAGATTTCCGCCCTGCAGGAGATGCGTACCGCTCCGGAGATGAGAGGACTTCGCTGTGA
- a CDS encoding UDP-N-acetylmuramoyl-L-alanyl-D-glutamate--2,6-diaminopimelate ligase, with amino-acid sequence MTCKLKDLFPDAPDGETVITGMTADSRRVKPGYLFAALKGSVTDGSRFIPDAIEKGAVAILSGSDTDEVSVAHIVDEEPRRALALAAKRFYNSQPGTVVAVTGTNGKSSTVDFCRQIWARAGMKSASMGTLGAIGPEGHIDVGHTTPDPVTIHETLAELTRQGVTHCAMEASSHGLEQHRLDGVELSGVAFLNFTQDHLDYHSTMEEYLSAKLRLFRELGRPGVPAIVNADSEQCNDFEAAALGKQMPIVSFGWRGEDLWIDEIMPRATGQVLHLYWRDVEQKPLELPLIGEFQALNALAAAAICLSLGMDIDQVADGLTHLEPVKGRMEFIGKTESGAAVFVDYAHTPDGLDVLLRAVRPHTAGDLKVIFGCGGDRDARKRPLMGEIAARQADDVIVTDDNPRTEDAAEIRKQVLVGCPDAREIGDRGDAIRTVIAELKKGDTLVIAGKGHETGQIIGKEVHPFSDQDTARGALGAALA; translated from the coding sequence GTGACCTGTAAACTGAAAGACCTGTTCCCCGACGCGCCAGATGGCGAGACCGTCATCACAGGGATGACGGCCGACAGCCGCCGCGTGAAACCGGGCTACCTGTTCGCCGCGCTGAAGGGCAGCGTCACCGATGGCAGCCGGTTCATTCCGGACGCGATCGAAAAGGGCGCCGTGGCGATCCTGTCCGGCAGCGACACGGACGAGGTGTCTGTCGCGCATATCGTTGACGAGGAGCCGCGCCGGGCGCTCGCGCTGGCAGCAAAGCGTTTCTACAATTCCCAGCCGGGCACCGTGGTGGCCGTCACGGGCACGAACGGCAAATCCTCGACCGTCGATTTCTGCCGCCAGATCTGGGCGCGGGCCGGGATGAAGTCTGCCTCCATGGGCACGCTGGGCGCCATCGGGCCGGAAGGTCATATCGATGTCGGCCATACGACGCCGGACCCGGTGACGATTCACGAAACGCTGGCTGAACTTACCCGGCAGGGCGTGACCCACTGCGCGATGGAGGCCTCCAGCCATGGCCTGGAACAGCACCGCCTCGACGGCGTGGAGCTGTCGGGCGTTGCCTTCCTGAACTTCACGCAGGACCATCTCGATTACCATTCGACGATGGAGGAATACCTCTCCGCCAAGCTGCGCCTCTTCCGCGAGCTCGGCCGGCCGGGCGTGCCCGCCATCGTCAATGCGGATTCCGAACAGTGCAACGATTTCGAGGCGGCCGCCCTCGGCAAGCAGATGCCGATCGTCTCCTTCGGCTGGCGCGGCGAAGACCTCTGGATCGATGAGATCATGCCGCGGGCCACCGGACAGGTGCTGCACCTCTACTGGCGCGACGTCGAGCAGAAGCCGCTGGAGCTTCCGCTGATCGGTGAGTTCCAGGCGCTGAACGCGCTGGCGGCGGCCGCGATCTGCCTGTCGCTTGGCATGGACATCGATCAGGTCGCCGACGGCCTGACGCATCTGGAGCCTGTCAAAGGCCGGATGGAGTTCATCGGCAAGACGGAGTCCGGCGCCGCCGTCTTCGTCGACTATGCCCACACGCCGGATGGTCTGGACGTACTTCTGCGCGCCGTACGCCCGCATACGGCCGGTGACCTGAAGGTCATCTTTGGCTGCGGCGGTGACCGCGACGCACGCAAGCGCCCGCTGATGGGTGAAATCGCTGCGCGGCAGGCCGATGACGTGATTGTGACTGACGACAATCCGCGGACGGAAGACGCCGCCGAGATCCGCAAGCAGGTGCTGGTCGGCTGTCCGGATGCCCGCGAGATCGGCGACCGGGGCGACGCCATCCGCACCGTCATCGCGGAACTGAAAAAGGGCGACACGCTCGTCATTGCCGGCAAGGGGCACGAGACGGGCCAGATCATCGGCAAGGAAGTCCATCCCTTCTCCGACCAGGATACGGCGCGCGGCGCGCTGGGGGCGGCGCTTGCATGA